GCCAGAGCCCCTGGCACCATGCCCCCATGCCCTCTCCAAGATAGGCATGTGCCACACAGGCCCACAAGCAGAGCAGCCAATGgctcttgatttttattttttttcacatggGCAGCAGAAGATGGAGTTGTCCCATCCTTGCTCCCCTTGCATTGAATGTGCCTTGGGTCTTAAAACCCCAGAGTGTCATTTCAGCCCCCTCCTCTTGCTCCTAGTGTAGGAGGGGCAAGGAGGAAAGCCCTGTGAGTATGTGTGTTGGAGGGGAGAGGTCCCAGCTCCCTGAGCCAGGCTCAGCACCCCTCAGCAGCTCCCTGAGGCCCTCTCTCTGTGAGACTTTTGACAGACAGACAGCAGGACAGAAACATATAGCAGAGAAAGACATAGGCAGACTAGGAGAcaggctacacacacacacacacacacacacacacacacacacacacacagaagctgGCCCCCTCCTTTGGCATGGTTCACCCTAGCCCTGGGGACAGGATCTAAGGGTGGTATATGGGACCTGAGCTTTGGGCTTGCCTGAGAGAGAGATGGGGCCACTTGAATTCTTGAGACCCCAAGCTCCGAGACCAAAAAAGTTCTCTCTCCTGCCTAGCCTGGATCCACACCTCTTCATATCCCCACCCACCACTTAGAGATTGAGATTGTTCAAGTAACAAGGATagaagagggaaaagggaggCTCCACTCTCATCCAGTCTTCCCAACTAGGGGCCTGTGAAAGGGGCTCCTGATTCTAAGTCTTCTCAGCACAGATTCTCCCATTTCCCTCAACTCTGTGCAGATGAAAAAGGGGAGGAGTGGACGAACCACTGCCATTGGTCCTAGGCATAACACATGGAGTCAGACTCTTCCACCTGGTAGGGGAAGGGGGTGTATCAAGAAGCTGAGCACCATCACCTTCCAGGAGGGCTTTTGAAAGTCCTGATGGGGTAGAGGTGGGGAGATGTCTACTTCTGGCTCCAGTCAGGGATTAGGCTGGCTCTTTTAGCTCTCAGCATTGTCCTGGACCACGAGTTCCACTAGGGAGATCCTTTTCCAGCCTCCCCACTCAAACTTGCAAATTCCTCAGGCAGAACCTGCTGCCCCAGGATGGCACTGCAGCCATCCTGATCCAGCTCCTGCAGCTTCCCAGGATCTGGGCCCCAGCCCCAGGAGGAGAGAGGGGTGACCGGATCCTGGCACCTCAGTTGGCCTTGCTCAGTCTGTAGTGTTCCACAGGCTCCCGGCTTTCGACAGCTGACAGGGCGACGAGCATTTGAGCCGCATAGTAGGTGGACATGATGAGCGCCCGAGAGTAGGGCACAGGAAAACAGAATTTGTTGAGGGCGATGGTCAGGTCTGAGATGATAAAGAAGAATGCACCACTGCCAGCTGCCAACTCTGTCCAGCGCCAGTCTGCCCCGGCCAGCCGCAGCCCTGCCATAGCTCGCCAGCCCATGAAGCCGATAAGGGCCACATAGACCCCCACCAGGTAGGTGAAGGCACCTGAGAGGCACGGGTAGAGGAGGGCATAGCACAGACCAGACAGCACTGCCATCACCAGACCTGTCCGAAGAGCCAGTGGCCGCATGCCAAAGGCCGAGGCGTAGAACATGTGGGTCACAGCAAACATCAGCAGACCTGGGGGCAAGAGGGGCGAAGGCAGCTGAGGGCAAGCTTGATGAAGAATGAGTAACAGGGTGGGGGTAGGGATGGAGTGGAGTGTTTGGGATAACCCAGCAGCTTTGCTTTGGGATAACAGGGGTAGGAAAATCTACAGTTAAAGACCCCCACCCCAGTCCCCTGAAGGACTCTGGAACTGATCACTAGTTCCCCTGCGAGGTCATCCCCTAACAGGGACCCTCACAGTCCCTGGTCTCAGAAACCCTCAGGCTCCCCATACTCTGGTTCAAGAACTCCCTCTTCCAAATCTTTGCCCACAGCCCCAGGACCCCTCTATCCCCAAGCCTAAGGACTCCTCCCAGGCAACTACTATGGCCACTGACCATGCACGAAGTATCCTTGGTCCTGCCAGATGAGGAAGGCGTCACCTACAGCAGAGAAGACAAGCCCCACAAAGATGCGGGTGGCACTAGGGTGGGCCAGCAGGAATCCCAGGCCATGGGCCAGAAGGAAGAGCCAGAGGCAGAAGATGGGCAGGCATTTGATGAGGGTGCTGACCCACGACGGGCTAGATGAGGGCAGCCAGAGCACGAAATACACGCAGGTGGCCTTGAAGAACGGCACCAGTTTGGGTCCTTCACTCTTCACCTGGAGGACACAGGACAAGGGCAGCACTCAGAACCTGGGGGCTTAAAGCCAGCATCCTCAGCCTAGGCATCCACCCAGAGACACTCCCACCCATACCCCCACCTCACTTCCACCCCCAACCTGAGAAGACTGACACAGAGAAACCCCGCCTGACCTGCCTCTACCAACCAGCAGGTTGTGGCCAAACCCATCACTGCCCTGAGGCTCAGTATACTAGGAGGGGGAAGGGCTCCACTGTCCTTGCTGTCTGCCTCCACTCTTGGCCCTGGGGCTGGGCCGGAATAGTCACTCACTGGGCAGCAAACAAACTTTGGAATAATGTCCCCTTCGGCAGCCTAGTGTGCTTCTCCCTTCCtgccccctccttctccctcctcaggGCCCCTTTGGCCCCCCTCTCTGCCAGCAACAGCCCCCAGCTGTCTGGAATGGAGTGAAGTCAGTAGGAAACCACAGAGACGCCCTGACTGGCCAACTCGTGATCCTCAGCATGGGGCCAGGGTGCAGCCTTAGGGCCCTGGCAACACCAGGTGTGTGCCAGGAATGTGGGAAGGCAGGCAATGCCAACCACCTCAGCCACCACAGCCTCTCTCTCCTCAATCAATCtgttcctcagcctccactccacctgccccagcctgaAGGTGGCATCAAGGGCAAGGAGAGCTATGCTAGGGATGCTGGCTAGACAAATGGACCCATGAGTTGGGAGCAAGAAAATTGTCCCTCAAACACCAAATATTTCAAGGATTGAGGGAAGGGAGGGTGTGTGTCAGTCAGTCTCATTTCCCAGAGAACAAGAACAACTCAAGCCACACCAGAAAGAGGCAGGAAGGGGGGGAGGGGTTCTCTTCCCAGCTTCTGATCTGGAGCCAGCAGACAGGCTGGGAGATGGGGAACTGAGAGGGGGAAGTTAGAGCAGCTGACTTGGTCTCAGCCGGATTAGTAGAGGGCAGCTAAAGAAAGGTTGTCCCCAAGGCCACTGCAGGCAGAGTCcaagctgggggagggggctgcaGCGATATTCTGAATCTGTGATCCTTGAAACTCCCTTGGGCTGCTAACAGATTCCTTGAGGGTGATATGGAGCAGCTGGGGTTCCCTGTACACCCACACTCTGCCCAAAGTGATTGTGTCTCTGGCTAAGTGAGCTGTCCAACACAGGACTTGGGAAACACTCAGACTCCCAGACCACCAGGTACTTAAGGACTAATCAGACTGTGATGATGAGGATTGGGAAGAGGCAGATGGGTGGGTCCAGGTTCCAAGCCTTTCCTTGTTCTGCCAGAGGTAAGAGCAGTGAGAAGAGATGACTTCCACTTCCCATGGAAATTAAGGCTGGTCAGGGTAGGGGCATGGTcagaggaggaggctggaggggaTGCCCAGGCCCACAATGCCCAACAACCACCTGCCAGCCCCTGGGAGCATTAACCTCCGCTCCATGGCCTCTCCCAGCCCCATATTTTCTAGAAGGAGATACCAGCAGTAGCTGGGGAGACTCTTACAGTTATAGGGAAGCCAATAGTAGAATAAGGAGGATGGGGAGACGAGACAAAAGGCTCGAGCTGAGAAAGTCTGAAAAGCAGGGGATGTCAGAGAGAATGCCCCCTTTTCCTCCAGCGCGTTATCAGCGCTCCTTAGACTCAGGGGCGTCCGCCAACTTGTTTACAAAATGGGGAAGGTTAGGAAACAAACTTGGGACGGCATTCCCAGGAGGTCCCCGTCATCCTCCCAGCACTCCCCGCCCCCACGCCTCCCCGTGGTCCGCCTACGCAGAACCCGGCGGCCGCCAGCGGTCCCCTCCCTCTCCCGGGCCCCGACCCCGCCGACCGGCGCCAAATACGTGGAGATCAACAAAGTCACGCTTCCGAGTCACGTGGCCAGTGTTTTCCTCCCTCCCGCGGGCGGGCTGGGGGCGAGCGAGGAGGGGCGAGCGAGGAGGGGCGCCGCGAGTCTGAGGAGTGGGGGACCGTGACAGCGCCCGCCTCCCGCCGGGGAACGCCGGCCGCCGCGGGACCCCCGCCCCGCCTCGGCCCCTAGCAGCTCGGCCTGCCGAAGTCCGGTGGCCAGGCCGGTGGGCTCCAGACGCGCCGGGCACTGGCTCGCTCGCTCGCTCACTCACCACAGTGACCGGGGACACCatggcgggggcggcggcggcggctggcACCCCACTCCCGGCTGCAGCGGCCAGGACGCGCCCACGGCCAGGTGAGCCGGCGACGACTCTCCAAAGCGCGGAGGGACGGACAATACCTCCCGAGCGCCAGGCGCCCGGGTTCTGTCAGCTAGCCCCGTGACGTCACCGCGGCCAGGGCCAATGAGCGGGCGGGAGCCCGGGGGGCGGGGCCCGGCTGGCGGCGCCGGCCAGGCCCCCGGCTGCTGCTCCGAGAAACGAAGCATCTCCCAGGGGTCAGAAGGCGGGGacccccaggccccgcccccttgGGAGGCCGTGCCAAGGCGTCCACGGAACGTGAACGTGACCGTGATCCCAGTGCCTGGGTGAGGACTGAGCTTGGCTCAGAGACAAACACATTGCTGTCCTGGACGCACAGCCACATACATTTTCTCATAACCCAGGAGCAAAAGGCAAAGACAGATTCCCTTAAGCCTTTAAACATGCAGTCCACGCCGATACAATTGCAACTGGACCCACAACCTTTACTGTATACAAACACACATCCAAATCATCAGTGAACACAAAACATTCGACTTGAAAAGCGGCACATATATAGGTATGCAGCAGCCATGGACCCATAATCGTAGCATATACATCACACATACAGAATCATATTTACCCTTAAGCACTCAACAAGTACACAGATCCAAAACCAATAACCACAAATTGGCATATATTCTCCAAGTAAGAATAGAGACATATACAGGGGCTCTACAGCAGCTCGTAGACCCATGACCCCAATATAGAAACAAACACAGATAATTGCCCTTAGGCACACACCTCTTACAACTCAGAGACGACTGCCACACATACAAGAGCACCCCAAGAATGACAGACAGGTAGACCTGAGTATACTTAAGGACCCAAAGAAGTGTGAGCCAACTTTGCCAAAAATACGTCCCAAGTTGATTTAATGTTGATTTTACGTAGACTAAACGAACACAAGCTCATTCTGAGCCGTGCATGTTCAGAATCATTGGAATTACATGGATGGAGAGGTAGGTGGCCAGATGGACTGAAATCTAGTCCCAGTTTTGCCACTTCCATGCTGTTAGATTGGGTGaatcacttcccctctctggtcTTGATTTCCTCGCTTAGAAGATGAGCGGGTGAGTTCTAAGGTTCCACCCAATTCTGACATGTATAGGATGGGGAAGAGGAAGGCCTGCTGGTTTTAGGAAATTTAAGTCTAGCAATCCTGGAGATGGAGATTTCAGCTATATCTCAAAGGATGGACAAGTGGTCTGTAATCTGCTGTAGAAGGGCAGTAGCTGTGTGTCAGGCTTTGGGAATTGATGGGAAAGGGGTGACCAGCCCTAATTAGCAGCCATAAAGGAGTTTCAAACATCCTTGCATGGTGACACAGGCCCTTGTGCTGGTCCTGAGCCTTGTGCTGTTTGGGCAGAGACCCACAGGCTGAAGTCTCCTGTAGGCCCCTCCCACAATGggtctcttcctttgtcttctggaTCCTACCCAGTTTTCCCTAAAGTCCCAACACCCATTCAGAGGGGTGATAGTCCTCTTCTGGTGATGGAATTAGCAACCAGAGCTTCAGAGCCCAGTACAACAAGAGTGAGAGTCAAGGCTTGGAACAGGGGTCACCCAGATCTTCCCCCCATCCCCTCCAGTCCCCTCCAGCATGGAATTCTAAGAGTCAATGACCTCTGCCTACTCCGCTTTCTTTCCAGTTAGGGGCTTCAGGGAGAGCACCTTACCATAATGAAGGACTAGAACTGCTGCCCCAGGGCTTtgtcatacacacatacacacacacacacacacacacacacacacatttctacaAAGTGTGCTGCCTAGCGAGAACACTGGCTTGAGAGTTAGAAATGCCATTCTTAGCCGTAGCGCTTCCTTCTCCGTGACTCACTACTGTGGTTGTATAATTGAGCACATCATTCCATCCTTGGAGCTTCAGTTTTTTTCATGAATAAAATGGAGGAAATGGGCTAGTAGAAGGTGCAAATATTCCAGTTTTCCAGCCAAACCCTCTAACATCACCTGAGGGATAGTTCTCAAACAGAAATTGCCAAGTcagggcatttttcttttttttttttttttttttttttttttttttttggNGTCTTTTGGCTTACAATTTGGACTCCAGCAAAGATAATCCCACTCCTTCTATTTGAGAAGACATTAGCAAAGTTATTAAGAAATTTCatgattttgtccatttttcttttttttttttttttttttttttttttttgaggcggagtctcgctctgtcacccaggctggagtgcaatggccggatctcagctcactgcaagctccgcctgccgggtttacgccattctcctgcctcagcctcccgagtagctgggactacaggcgcctgccacctcgcccggctaggttttttttgtattttttagtagagacggggtttcaccgtgttaaccaggatggtctcgatctcctgacctcatgatccgcccgtctcggcctcccaaagtgctgggattacaggcttgagccaccgcgcccggccccagggcatttttcatttctctagacGTTAGTTTGCCTCTCTATAAAAATGAGAAGGTGGATTATATCTGTGGTTCCTAACAAAAGGTACCTACCCAAGAGGTACAAATCACttgggaagcttttaaaaacttAGATGCCCTTGCCCCACCCAAGACCTACTAATTAGTGGCACAAGTTTTAAGAAGCTTGCACACACAAATACCTAACGATACAAAACATGAGACTCAGAACTCCCATCTACAGGGTTCCACTCAGTGCTTGATTACCCAGTAGGCAAACTAATCATATTCACAGGTCGCCTACAAAGCGGAGGCATCTACCCTCAATGCTGGTTTTTCTCCATTTGCCCTCCCACCACCTAGATTCATTCTTGGCTCTTCTCTACCCTGTTCTGGGAGCCTGAGCTCTATGGACTCTATCTGCAGGGATCACCAGGGCCCTGGCTTCTGGTTGGGTTCAGCCAGTGAAATtcagaggcaggagaggagagcaTGGATGAGTCCTGATGGACCAGACTGAGATTCTGGCTGTGGCCTTGCTTCTCCATGGCTACAGCCCCAGGCTCCCTCCCTATACCTTCAGGCCAGGGGTGGCAACAGTTTCCTGCTGttgctagtctttttttttttttttttttttgatacagggtctcgctctgtcacccaggctgccgtgcagtggtgtcatctatgctcactacaacctctgcctcctgggttcaaacgattctcctgcctcagcttcccaagtagctgggattacaggcgtgtgccaccacgcccagctaattttgtatttttagtagagatggggtttcaccatgttggtcaggctggtctcgaactcctgacctcaggtgatccacccgcctcagcctcccaaagtactgggattacagacatgagccaccatgcccaatgcTATTGCTAGTCTTTAGATGCCTCCTCACCCATGGCTAGTTTCATCTCTGCAAATAGTCATTAACTTCTCTTCACTTAAATTATTGAGTGTGCCAGCACCCTGGCTGATATAGGTGCCCACAAAGCAGAGGCACCACCCTCTTCCCAAAGAGAAAGAGTTTATTCTGACTTCATTCACATGGTTGAGATttgttgtttcaaaaataaagttttatttactatttactagTGTTTACTATTTActagtgtttttattttgaattgcatATTGCAGGAGGCGAAAAGTGGGATATGGCTGCCTGAAAATGggcatttcttccttttggtaGGAACtggcatttcttcctttccaacctATTAGCATGGCCCTTTTCACACAGCATTGTAATTTTCCCTGTGCTTGTGAGCCcgttcactcactcattcatccaacaaGTGTTTACAGTGCACCTAATACGTGCTAGCCACTGTATTAGGTGCGGGGGTGTAAAATATTGAGTAAAATATATTCTCTATCCTTATGGAGCTTACAGTTCATTTCAGACAGGCAAGTAAACAATTACACAATGTGGCAGCTGACCTAACGAAGTATGAAGGTGTCACAGGTGGCATTAAAAAAGACATCAGAATTATAAATTGCACCTGGAGCAATTGCAGAAGCTAGAGTTAAATCTAGAACGAGTCAGTCTTTATTGAGCAGACACCAATGGACATGccattctaggcagaaggaatTGCATGTGTACATAAAAGCACAAGAGACACACTGAATTCAGGGAAATACCTGTAGTACTGATTCGAGCTGGGGAGTGAGAAGGTGAAACTGAAGAAGCATGAGCCAATTCAGGTCTTGAAGGTTCtattcagccaggcgcagtggctcatgcctgtaatcccagcactttcggaggccaaggtgggcggatcacctgaggtcaggagttcgagacgagcgtggccaacatgatgaaaccctgtctctactaaaaatttagaaaaaaaaaaaattagctgggcatggtggtgggcacctgtaatcccagctacttggttcaaggagaatcgcttgaacccaggaagcagaggtttcagtgagctgagattgtgccactgcactccagcctgggcaataagagggaaactctgtctcaaaataaataaataaataaatatgaaacttCTACTAAGAAGTTTAGACTTGATGTAGTAGATGACACTAAATCAATTGTCCTCTGTTCCTTAGCATCTCTAATTGTGCCCGCTGTCACCCACCAGAGACATGGGCAAGGCACAGACATGATGACGCATCATCATTCTGGGCTTGCCTCACTTCCCCCATGGGGCTTCTTCTCACCCAGTGCTCTCCTTCATCTCTGACCCCTGTTGTTTTGCCACAGGATATTTTCCTCACTTAGTTTGTCCTGCTTGAAATCATAATCCAGTCCTAAACTGGTTATCTTATTCCCGACCTGATGCTGGATctcagctaatttcttttctgttccaggcctccagagcacttttttctttttttttttttggagacagagtctcactctgtcgcccaggctggagtgcagtggcgcgatctcggctcactgccgcctcccaggttcacgccattctcctatctcagcctcccgagtagctgggactacaggcgcccaccaccacgcccggctaattttttgtatttttagtagagatggggtttcaccatgctagccaggatggtctcgatctcctgacctcatgatccactcgccttggcctcccaaagtgctggaatttcaggcgtgagccactatgcctggcctccaGAGCACTTTTAACCAACTCTCAGGGTCACCACCCAAACCCGATTCTACCCCCACTGCACCTGTAGATATGGTGAAGAAATCAGAGATGTTAAGGAGGGTGTGACAAGTTCAGATGTTCTGATAATAGTGTGAGGGCGTCAGTTGTTGAGTTGTTAGGAGTGAGCTGAATGTGTGTCAGCCAAGTGGAGAATGTTTGGGTGGAACTGGATACAAAACTAGGGCTTGGGTTCACAGGGAAGATTTGGAAGTCTCAACCATACTGAAAGTCTGTGGATGTGATGAACCAGAGAGGAGCCTTGAGGGAGTAGAGAAGAGGACTAGAACAAGTACTTGGGGGACAAACATGTAAGAGAATcgtggaaaaaaggaaaagaaggaagaagacaaacacacagatagatagatatgctGAGAATGTATCTGGCACACCCAGATATACCTAGTTCCAAGTATACTCacagggaaagagacagacacaCCCAGAGAAGTACGTGTTCACAGATGATCTGTGGGTTTTGTGGTTTTGTTCCCTCCCTCTGGAACAGGTGGCAGGTGCTGGTTCTGCTTCCCCATTGTGGTGGGCCAGAAGCTTTGAAGATAAATGACCATGAACCATCACCATTACTGACTGTGTGCCCCATGGCCCAGGGTCTGTGGGAGGCTCCACATACCCAACCCCAGCCCAGGCATTCCTCCAGgtccctcctgcccctcctgctTACAGGAATCAGCAGCCTAGAATCCTAGGCTGATTCCTACTGCCACCCATCCTCTAACAACATCCATTCTAGAAGGCCTCTGTCATGCTGAAGCCCGCTTGGGTCAGGGAGGCGAACCCTGGAGTGGTCGATGTGGTCAATGACGCAGAGTCTGCTCCTGGAGGCACTTCGGAAAAGGACAAAGATTTTAGCAGAACTTTTCTTCCAGACCCTTGGTGAGGGTTAAATATTGATGCCGTCCTGAGATAATATGTGGGGCAGTGTACCTAAGGATATTCCGGGCTATCCAGTTAGCCTCTGGGCTTGGGGCCAGGCAAACATGGGTTTAAGGCTCTTCTTCTACCTTGTGGCATTGGCAAATTGTTTAACCCTCTGagtttcaatttccttttctataaaatagcAAACCTGGCAGGGGTGGCGTGAAAGGAAGTTTGCTGATGCATGTACcattaaggaaggagaccactactactcctgctgccctcctccctgcaccttgcctagttcacaagacaggaggaaagcgagaaagaaacaaaagtaagataaatagccagacaaccttggcaccaccactcGGCCCCAggagttaaacaaagtaataataataacatcaacccctggcctaaactacttgtgttatctgtaaattccagacactgtatgaaaaaagcattgtaaaactttttgttctgttaactgatgcatgtagcccccagtcacgtttcccacgcttgctcgatttatcacgaccctttcacgtggaccccttaaagttgtaagcctttaaaaaggccaagtataTCTttctcggggagctcggctcttaagacaCGAGTCTGCGGATGCTCCCAgccgaataaaaaacctcttccttctttaatcaggtgtctgaggagttttgtctgcggctcgtcctgctacaccaCAGCCAGCATAGCCCCTTACTCACAAGATACttactcttctttcctttcccttcctttgccTATTTGTTACTGGAAAGGGATCCTGATCAAGACCCAAAAAAGGGTTAATGGACCTCGTGGAAGAAAGAATTCTGGGAAAGTCCatagaataaagtgaaagcaagtttattaagaaagtaaaggaatagacCAAGCAtgggattacatgcctgtaatcccagcactttgggaggccaaggcaggcagatcccttgaggtcaggagttggagactagcctggccaacatgatgaaaccacgtctctactaaaaatacaaaaaatttttggcttggtggtgcatgcctatagtcccagctgcttgggaggttgaggcaggagaatcacttgaacctgggaggcagagattgcagtgtgctaagatcagaccactgcactccagccagagtaacaaagtgagacttcatctcaaaaaaaaaaaaaaaaaagccagtgcagtggctcaagcctgaaatcccagcactttgggaggccgaagagggcagatcatgaggtcaggagatcgagaccattcaggctaacatggtgaaaccccgtctctaccaaaaatacaaaaattagctgggcgtgatggcatacacctgtaatcccagctactcaggaggctgaggcaggagaatcgcttgaactcgggaggcagaggttgcaatgagcagagatcccgccactgcactccagcctgggtgacagagcgagactccgtctcaaaaaaaaaaaaaaaaaaaaaaaaagcaagtgaaaaaataaaagaatggcatAGCCATAGGCGGAGCAGTGACAGGGACCGCTCAACTGAGTATACTCATAGTTAtttattgattacatgttaaacAAGGGAggaattattcatgagttttctgggagtGGCAGGCACTTCCCAGAACTAACGGTTCTTCCCGATTTGAGACCTTAtagagtaacttcctgacattgctaTGGCATTTATTTGCCACCTGTCATGGCCCTGGTGGGaatgtcttttagcatgctaatgtattataattagcatgTAATGAGCATTGAGGACGACCAGAGATCACTTTTGTCACCCTCTTGGTTTCAATTGGTTTTGGCTTTCTTCTTTACTGCATcatgttttatcagcagggtctttgtgacctgtatcttgtgataCCAGTCCTGTCAACATCATATcccatcctgtgactaagaatgtctgacctcctgggaatgcagcccagtagttctcagccttattttacccagtcccTAATCAAGATGGAGCCACTctgggtttttttgggtttttttttggttttggttttgatttttttgagacagagtctcgctcttgtcgcccaggctggagtgcagtggcgcaatcttggctcactacaacccccgcctcctgggggctcaagtgattctcctgcctcagcctcctagtagctgggattacaagcacctaccacaacgcccagctaatttttgtatttttagtagagatggggtttcaccatgttggcctggctggtttcaaactcctgacctcaagcgatccacctgcctcggcctcccaaagtgctatgattaccagcgtgagccactgtgcccggcctcagtcACTCTGGTTCTAATACCTGATAtatttctccccttccctttACAAGGGGACCCTTAATTCTAAGGGTTGTAGAGGGACAAAGATCCATCTTTTGCAACTTCTTCAGGTTGAATAAAGGTGACGATATTCTTGCCTTACTATTAGGATCTTCTGTATccagggtagagaggagctcagtcagaaagcacTGGTATGCTGAGGGCCATTCATAACTCTGAGTTCTGACAAAAGGTGAAATCAGGAAGATTAATAAGtattcaatttaagaaaatgttgacTAAGCTTATCCTGCATTCCTACACAAAGAGTACAACAGTAATATATTCCACAatagtaaagcaaaataagtaaaactatCCCAAGTAAACTAAATAAGAAGGCTTTCCATGAACTGG
The sequence above is a segment of the Theropithecus gelada isolate Dixy chromosome 14, Tgel_1.0, whole genome shotgun sequence genome. Coding sequences within it:
- the TMEM86A gene encoding lysoplasmalogenase-like protein TMEM86A, which gives rise to MVSPVTVVKSEGPKLVPFFKATCVYFVLWLPSSSPSWVSTLIKCLPIFCLWLFLLAHGLGFLLAHPSATRIFVGLVFSAVGDAFLIWQDQGYFVHGLLMFAVTHMFYASAFGMRPLALRTGLVMAVLSGLCYALLYPCLSGAFTYLVGVYVALIGFMGWRAMAGLRLAGADWRWTELAAGSGAFFFIISDLTIALNKFCFPVPYSRALIMSTYYAAQMLVALSAVESREPVEHYRLSKAN